Proteins co-encoded in one Scatophagus argus isolate fScaArg1 chromosome 11, fScaArg1.pri, whole genome shotgun sequence genomic window:
- the LOC124067510 gene encoding cell surface A33 antigen-like → MMTKRQLKWRMLFLIITVLPCCSSLQVSIPESQYEVAQGGDITLTCTFIPARPVSNIFVLTWEAYPDNIDGTMKSVATYFLNTPIDIAPDYEGRASVDVNIETQVSTLHLTKVTMQDSRRYQCSVMIPNDDEGTTAASTSVLVLVPPSPPICRIQGKVEYWQNITLTCMSEQGSPKPVSEWKSYSVEDIPRPFPPKTTEKDGVLSLFNISREMSGYYICTSTNRIGSATCNMTLAVMPGSMNIGSTAAIVGGVLAALVLGGIIIFCCCRKKGKNDKYAEGSPEEVFYDRDAPETGDQYLDDQSNREEKQPYKHEDKDVVPQNQYNVGTAGQKFEDDQHSYKSGKERHDGKGSDVDSQRYQYSGSRDGLDDKRNHYSGNRDRPDDQRDRYGGSRDRLDDQRDRYGGSRDRLDDQRDRYGGSRDRLDDQRDRYGGSRDRLDDQRDRYGGSRDRLDDQRDRYGGSRDRLDDRRDRYGGSRDRLNDHSDLHRSSRDRLDSPDDQYRNRYE, encoded by the exons ATGATGACAAAGAGGCAGCTCAAATGGCGAATGCTGTTTCTGATAATTACGG tacTTCCCTGCTGCAGCAGTTTGCAGGTTTCTATTCCAGAAAGCCAATATGAGGTTGCCCAAGGTGGTGATATTACCTTGACCTGTACCTTCATCCCTGCCAGACCAGTCTCCAACATATTCGTTCTCACATGGGAAGCTTACCCTGACAATATCGATGGTACAATG AAATCTGTGGCCACCTACTTCTTAAACACTCCGATTGACATTGCACCTGATTATGAGGGCCGAGCCTCTGTGGATGTTAACATTGAGACACAAGTAAGCACACTCCACTTAACAAAAGTGACCATGCAGGACAGCCGCCGTTACCAATGCAGTGTCATGATCCCCAATGATGATGAGGGTACAACAGCTGCCAGCACTTCTGTTTTGGTCTTGG TGCCTCCTTCGCCGCCAATATGCAGGATTCAGGGAAAAGTAGAGTACTGGCAAAATATCACCCTCACCTGCATGTCTGAGCAGGGATCTCCAAAACCTGTGTCTGAATGGAAGAGCTACAGTGTTGAAGACATTCCCAGGCCATTTCCACCTAAGACAACTGAAA AGGATGGAGTTCTATCTCTCTTCAATATTTCAAGAGAAATGTCTGGGTACTATATTTGCACATCAACAAATCGAATTGGTTCTGCCACATGCAACATGACCTTAGCTGTGATGCCGG GAAGTATGAACATTGGGTCTACTGCAGCTATAGTTGGAGGTGTCCTTGCAGCTCTCGTGTTGGGGGggattattattttctgttgctgccggaaaaaaggcaaaaatgacAAGTATGCTGAGGG TTCCCCTGAAGAAGTGTTTTATGACAGAGATGCtcctgaaactggagaccagTACTTGGATGACCAGtcaaacagagaagaaaagcagccCTACAAGCATGAAGACAAAGATGTTGTTCCTCAAAATCAATACAATGTAGGAACAGCCGGACAAAAGTTTGAGGATGATCAACACAGTTATAAAAGTGGTAAAGAAAGGCATGATGGTAAGGGCAGTGATGTTGACTCTCAGCGTTACCAGTACAGTGGAAGTCGTGATGGTCTAGATGATAAACGTAACCATTACAGTGGAAATCGTGACAGGCCTGATGATCAGCGTGACCGTTACGGCGGCAGTCGAGATCGTCTTGACGATCAACGCGATCGTTATGGAGGCAGCCGTGATCGTCTTGATGATCAGCGCGATCGTTATGGAGGCAGCCGTGATCGTCTTGATGATCAACGCGATCGTTATGGAGGCAGCCGTGATCGTCTTGATGATCAACGCGATCGCTATGGAGGCAGCCGTGATCGCCTTGACGATCAACGCGATCGCTATGGAGGCAGCCGTGATCGCCTTGACGATCGGCGCGATCGTTATGGTGGAAGCCGCGATCGCCTTAATGACCACAGCGATCTCCATCGTAGTAGTCGTGATCGCCTCGATTCGCCTGACGATCAATACAGAAATAGATATGAATAA
- the ildr2 gene encoding immunoglobulin-like domain-containing receptor 2 isoform X1: protein MNFYRLTILLGASVCVCVGVHVTVRDKQRYAMLFQSVVLPCQYQTASLQTPVVQWWYKSYCRDRTRESFNPSESLAIQTSVLGATSHLECSDSSRTVRVVASAQGASMTLSEHYKGRDITIINKADLRIGELQWGDSGVYFCKVVISDDLEGKNEGQLELLVLGRTGQKDDLLPEFDVEIMPEWAFVGSVVLGSVLFLLLLGICWCQCCPHSCCCYVRCCCCPDTCCCPRHLYEAGKMAKSGLPAQVPVYPYYISGVPTAVPLAPSSHVDTKIASIPSIENNLAGVRSGYRLKASPDQDSMKVLYYIEKELAQFPSAKMAALKTASSLSELSSLHDGGNTDFRHTYQTVQMKALPPIADLDDQSVLRAAPPAQSRRPRRDRGNHSDDELDRRWNCRSEHLQRKTLSRRGRTGSLDELEDFARSYDTRGRRAEPTGRVYERDYSPPRRFYRDEDDGWGRRSPSPLPQKRRDTWDSDRPSRPPQREGYDDTFLRSVLESKARGRGGDRGAGRLDEDSDTPSKGSSRGKGSNSYYSRSPSNRPEEEDPLPPYSEWEAERYRRANPTASQYRTAEPPRSERYGTTESAMRPFSYTRPHQGKSHTLQGGREDRDRSRNLSTALSRDSLIV, encoded by the exons ATGAACTTTTACCGGCTGACTATTTTATTGGGAGCATCAG tgtgtgtgtgtgttggtgtgcatGTCACAGTGCGGGACAAGCAGCGCTATGCCATGCTCTTTCAGTCAGTGGTCCTGCCGTGTCAGTACCAAACGGCCTCCCTTCAGACCccggtggtgcagtggtggtACAAGTCCTACTGTCGAGACCGCACACGAGAGTCCTTCAACCCGTCCGAGAGTCTGGCCATCCAGACCTCTGTGCTGGGTGCTACATCTCACCTGGAGTGCTCTGACAGCAGCCGTACCGTTCGGGTTGTGGCCTCTGCTCAGGGAGCCTCCATGACGCTGTCTGAGCACTACAAAGGCAGAGACATCACCATCATAAACA AGGCAGACCTGCGTATCGGGGAGCTGCAGTGGGGTGACAGTGGAGTGTACTTCTGTAAAGTCGTCATTTCTGACGATCTGGAAGGGAAGAATGAGGGCCAGCTGGAGTTACTGGTGCTGG gcaGGACAGGTCAGAAGGACGATCTCCTACCTGAGTTTGATGTGGAGATTATGCCAG agtGGGCGTTTGTGGGATCTGTAGTGCTGGGCAGTGTCTTGTTCCTGTTGTTGCTGGGGATCTGCTGGTGCCAGTGTTGTCCtcactcctgctgctgctacgtccgctgctgctgctgtcccgACACCTGCTGCTGTCCACGACACT TATATGAGGCAGGGAAGATGGCAAAAAGTGGACTTCCTGCTCAGGTTCCTGTCTATCCCTACTACATTTCTGGTGTACCTACTGCAGTTCCTCTTGCCCCTTCATCCCATGTGGACACAAAGATTGCCTCTATCCCCTCAATAGAGAATAACCTGGCTGGAG TGCGCAGTGGTTATCGACTGAAAGCCAGTCCAGACCAGGACTCAATGAAAGTTCTGTACTACATAGAGAAGGAGCTGGCTCAGTTTCCCTCTGCCAAGATGGCTGCACTCAAAA CAGCCAGTAGCCTGTCAGAGCTGAGCTCTCTTCACGACGGAGGGAACACAGACTTCAGACACACCTATCAGACGGTCCAGATGAAGGCGCTCCCTCCCATCGCGGACCTCGACGACCAGTCAGTGCTGAGAGCAGCTCCACCTGCACAGAGTCGAAGGCCCAGGCGGGACAGAGGCAACCACTCAGACGATGAGCTGGACAGAAG GTGGAACTGCCGCTCGGAGCACCTGCAGAGAAAGACGCTGAGCAGAAGAGGGCGCACTGGCTCCCTGGATGAGCTGGAGGATTTCGCTCGGTCTTACGATACTCGAGGTCGTCGGGCTGAGCCCACCGGCCGGGTCTATGAGCGGGATTACAGTCCTCCCAGGCGTTTCTACAGAGACGAGGATGATGGATGGGGCCGCCGCAGCCCCTCACCTTTACCACAGAAGAGAAGGGACACATGGGACAGTGATCGCCCCTCTCGGCCTCCCCAAAGGGAAGGATACGACGACACATTCCTCAGGAGTGTGCTGGAGAGCAAGGCGAGGGGGCGGGGAGGGGACAGAGGCGCTGGCAGACTGGACGAGGACAGTGACACTCCCTCTAAAGGCAGCTCCAGAGGAAAGGGCAGCAATAGTTACTACAGCCGGTCGCCCAGCAACCGTCCAGAAGAGGAGGATCCTTTGCCTCCATACTCTGAGTGGGAGGCTGAGCGGTACCGCAGGGCCAACCCGACCGCAAGCCAGTACCGCACCGCAGAACCTCCCAGATCAGAGCGATACGGGACCACTGAATCAGCCATGAGGCCTTTCTCTTACACCCGCCCCCACCAGGGCAAGTCCCACACATTACAGGGgggcagagaggacagagacaggagcCGAAACCTG AGCACTGCACTGAGCAGGGACTCTCTCATAGTGTGA
- the ildr2 gene encoding immunoglobulin-like domain-containing receptor 2 isoform X3 — MNFYRLTILLGASVCVCVGVHVTVRDKQRYAMLFQSVVLPCQYQTASLQTPVVQWWYKSYCRDRTRESFNPSESLAIQTSVLGATSHLECSDSSRTVRVVASAQGASMTLSEHYKGRDITIINKADLRIGELQWGDSGVYFCKVVISDDLEGKNEGQLELLVLEWAFVGSVVLGSVLFLLLLGICWCQCCPHSCCCYVRCCCCPDTCCCPRHLYEAGKMAKSGLPAQVPVYPYYISGVPTAVPLAPSSHVDTKIASIPSIENNLAGVRSGYRLKASPDQDSMKVLYYIEKELAQFPSAKMAALKTASSLSELSSLHDGGNTDFRHTYQTVQMKALPPIADLDDQSVLRAAPPAQSRRPRRDRGNHSDDELDRRWNCRSEHLQRKTLSRRGRTGSLDELEDFARSYDTRGRRAEPTGRVYERDYSPPRRFYRDEDDGWGRRSPSPLPQKRRDTWDSDRPSRPPQREGYDDTFLRSVLESKARGRGGDRGAGRLDEDSDTPSKGSSRGKGSNSYYSRSPSNRPEEEDPLPPYSEWEAERYRRANPTASQYRTAEPPRSERYGTTESAMRPFSYTRPHQGKSHTLQGGREDRDRSRNLSTALSRDSLIV, encoded by the exons ATGAACTTTTACCGGCTGACTATTTTATTGGGAGCATCAG tgtgtgtgtgtgttggtgtgcatGTCACAGTGCGGGACAAGCAGCGCTATGCCATGCTCTTTCAGTCAGTGGTCCTGCCGTGTCAGTACCAAACGGCCTCCCTTCAGACCccggtggtgcagtggtggtACAAGTCCTACTGTCGAGACCGCACACGAGAGTCCTTCAACCCGTCCGAGAGTCTGGCCATCCAGACCTCTGTGCTGGGTGCTACATCTCACCTGGAGTGCTCTGACAGCAGCCGTACCGTTCGGGTTGTGGCCTCTGCTCAGGGAGCCTCCATGACGCTGTCTGAGCACTACAAAGGCAGAGACATCACCATCATAAACA AGGCAGACCTGCGTATCGGGGAGCTGCAGTGGGGTGACAGTGGAGTGTACTTCTGTAAAGTCGTCATTTCTGACGATCTGGAAGGGAAGAATGAGGGCCAGCTGGAGTTACTGGTGCTGG agtGGGCGTTTGTGGGATCTGTAGTGCTGGGCAGTGTCTTGTTCCTGTTGTTGCTGGGGATCTGCTGGTGCCAGTGTTGTCCtcactcctgctgctgctacgtccgctgctgctgctgtcccgACACCTGCTGCTGTCCACGACACT TATATGAGGCAGGGAAGATGGCAAAAAGTGGACTTCCTGCTCAGGTTCCTGTCTATCCCTACTACATTTCTGGTGTACCTACTGCAGTTCCTCTTGCCCCTTCATCCCATGTGGACACAAAGATTGCCTCTATCCCCTCAATAGAGAATAACCTGGCTGGAG TGCGCAGTGGTTATCGACTGAAAGCCAGTCCAGACCAGGACTCAATGAAAGTTCTGTACTACATAGAGAAGGAGCTGGCTCAGTTTCCCTCTGCCAAGATGGCTGCACTCAAAA CAGCCAGTAGCCTGTCAGAGCTGAGCTCTCTTCACGACGGAGGGAACACAGACTTCAGACACACCTATCAGACGGTCCAGATGAAGGCGCTCCCTCCCATCGCGGACCTCGACGACCAGTCAGTGCTGAGAGCAGCTCCACCTGCACAGAGTCGAAGGCCCAGGCGGGACAGAGGCAACCACTCAGACGATGAGCTGGACAGAAG GTGGAACTGCCGCTCGGAGCACCTGCAGAGAAAGACGCTGAGCAGAAGAGGGCGCACTGGCTCCCTGGATGAGCTGGAGGATTTCGCTCGGTCTTACGATACTCGAGGTCGTCGGGCTGAGCCCACCGGCCGGGTCTATGAGCGGGATTACAGTCCTCCCAGGCGTTTCTACAGAGACGAGGATGATGGATGGGGCCGCCGCAGCCCCTCACCTTTACCACAGAAGAGAAGGGACACATGGGACAGTGATCGCCCCTCTCGGCCTCCCCAAAGGGAAGGATACGACGACACATTCCTCAGGAGTGTGCTGGAGAGCAAGGCGAGGGGGCGGGGAGGGGACAGAGGCGCTGGCAGACTGGACGAGGACAGTGACACTCCCTCTAAAGGCAGCTCCAGAGGAAAGGGCAGCAATAGTTACTACAGCCGGTCGCCCAGCAACCGTCCAGAAGAGGAGGATCCTTTGCCTCCATACTCTGAGTGGGAGGCTGAGCGGTACCGCAGGGCCAACCCGACCGCAAGCCAGTACCGCACCGCAGAACCTCCCAGATCAGAGCGATACGGGACCACTGAATCAGCCATGAGGCCTTTCTCTTACACCCGCCCCCACCAGGGCAAGTCCCACACATTACAGGGgggcagagaggacagagacaggagcCGAAACCTG AGCACTGCACTGAGCAGGGACTCTCTCATAGTGTGA
- the ildr2 gene encoding immunoglobulin-like domain-containing receptor 2 isoform X2 → MNFYRLTILLGASVCVCVGVHVTVRDKQRYAMLFQSVVLPCQYQTASLQTPVVQWWYKSYCRDRTRESFNPSESLAIQTSVLGATSHLECSDSSRTVRVVASAQGASMTLSEHYKGRDITIINKADLRIGELQWGDSGVYFCKVVISDDLEGKNEGQLELLVLGRTGQKDDLLPEFDVEIMPEWAFVGSVVLGSVLFLLLLGICWCQCCPHSCCCYVRCCCCPDTCCCPRHLYEAGKMAKSGLPAQVPVYPYYISGVPTAVPLAPSSHVDTKIASIPSIENNLAGVRSGYRLKASPDQDSMKVLYYIEKELAQFPSAKMAALKTSSLSELSSLHDGGNTDFRHTYQTVQMKALPPIADLDDQSVLRAAPPAQSRRPRRDRGNHSDDELDRRWNCRSEHLQRKTLSRRGRTGSLDELEDFARSYDTRGRRAEPTGRVYERDYSPPRRFYRDEDDGWGRRSPSPLPQKRRDTWDSDRPSRPPQREGYDDTFLRSVLESKARGRGGDRGAGRLDEDSDTPSKGSSRGKGSNSYYSRSPSNRPEEEDPLPPYSEWEAERYRRANPTASQYRTAEPPRSERYGTTESAMRPFSYTRPHQGKSHTLQGGREDRDRSRNLSTALSRDSLIV, encoded by the exons ATGAACTTTTACCGGCTGACTATTTTATTGGGAGCATCAG tgtgtgtgtgtgttggtgtgcatGTCACAGTGCGGGACAAGCAGCGCTATGCCATGCTCTTTCAGTCAGTGGTCCTGCCGTGTCAGTACCAAACGGCCTCCCTTCAGACCccggtggtgcagtggtggtACAAGTCCTACTGTCGAGACCGCACACGAGAGTCCTTCAACCCGTCCGAGAGTCTGGCCATCCAGACCTCTGTGCTGGGTGCTACATCTCACCTGGAGTGCTCTGACAGCAGCCGTACCGTTCGGGTTGTGGCCTCTGCTCAGGGAGCCTCCATGACGCTGTCTGAGCACTACAAAGGCAGAGACATCACCATCATAAACA AGGCAGACCTGCGTATCGGGGAGCTGCAGTGGGGTGACAGTGGAGTGTACTTCTGTAAAGTCGTCATTTCTGACGATCTGGAAGGGAAGAATGAGGGCCAGCTGGAGTTACTGGTGCTGG gcaGGACAGGTCAGAAGGACGATCTCCTACCTGAGTTTGATGTGGAGATTATGCCAG agtGGGCGTTTGTGGGATCTGTAGTGCTGGGCAGTGTCTTGTTCCTGTTGTTGCTGGGGATCTGCTGGTGCCAGTGTTGTCCtcactcctgctgctgctacgtccgctgctgctgctgtcccgACACCTGCTGCTGTCCACGACACT TATATGAGGCAGGGAAGATGGCAAAAAGTGGACTTCCTGCTCAGGTTCCTGTCTATCCCTACTACATTTCTGGTGTACCTACTGCAGTTCCTCTTGCCCCTTCATCCCATGTGGACACAAAGATTGCCTCTATCCCCTCAATAGAGAATAACCTGGCTGGAG TGCGCAGTGGTTATCGACTGAAAGCCAGTCCAGACCAGGACTCAATGAAAGTTCTGTACTACATAGAGAAGGAGCTGGCTCAGTTTCCCTCTGCCAAGATGGCTGCACTCAAAA CCAGTAGCCTGTCAGAGCTGAGCTCTCTTCACGACGGAGGGAACACAGACTTCAGACACACCTATCAGACGGTCCAGATGAAGGCGCTCCCTCCCATCGCGGACCTCGACGACCAGTCAGTGCTGAGAGCAGCTCCACCTGCACAGAGTCGAAGGCCCAGGCGGGACAGAGGCAACCACTCAGACGATGAGCTGGACAGAAG GTGGAACTGCCGCTCGGAGCACCTGCAGAGAAAGACGCTGAGCAGAAGAGGGCGCACTGGCTCCCTGGATGAGCTGGAGGATTTCGCTCGGTCTTACGATACTCGAGGTCGTCGGGCTGAGCCCACCGGCCGGGTCTATGAGCGGGATTACAGTCCTCCCAGGCGTTTCTACAGAGACGAGGATGATGGATGGGGCCGCCGCAGCCCCTCACCTTTACCACAGAAGAGAAGGGACACATGGGACAGTGATCGCCCCTCTCGGCCTCCCCAAAGGGAAGGATACGACGACACATTCCTCAGGAGTGTGCTGGAGAGCAAGGCGAGGGGGCGGGGAGGGGACAGAGGCGCTGGCAGACTGGACGAGGACAGTGACACTCCCTCTAAAGGCAGCTCCAGAGGAAAGGGCAGCAATAGTTACTACAGCCGGTCGCCCAGCAACCGTCCAGAAGAGGAGGATCCTTTGCCTCCATACTCTGAGTGGGAGGCTGAGCGGTACCGCAGGGCCAACCCGACCGCAAGCCAGTACCGCACCGCAGAACCTCCCAGATCAGAGCGATACGGGACCACTGAATCAGCCATGAGGCCTTTCTCTTACACCCGCCCCCACCAGGGCAAGTCCCACACATTACAGGGgggcagagaggacagagacaggagcCGAAACCTG AGCACTGCACTGAGCAGGGACTCTCTCATAGTGTGA
- the ildr2 gene encoding immunoglobulin-like domain-containing receptor 2 isoform X4, with protein sequence MNFYRLTILLGASVCVCVGVHVTVRDKQRYAMLFQSVVLPCQYQTASLQTPVVQWWYKSYCRDRTRESFNPSESLAIQTSVLGATSHLECSDSSRTVRVVASAQGASMTLSEHYKGRDITIINKADLRIGELQWGDSGVYFCKVVISDDLEGKNEGQLELLVLGRTGQKDDLLPEFDVEIMPEWAFVGSVVLGSVLFLLLLGICWCQCCPHSCCCYVRCCCCPDTCCCPRHLYEAGKMAKSGLPAQVPVYPYYISGVPTAVPLAPSSHVDTKIASIPSIENNLAGAASSLSELSSLHDGGNTDFRHTYQTVQMKALPPIADLDDQSVLRAAPPAQSRRPRRDRGNHSDDELDRRWNCRSEHLQRKTLSRRGRTGSLDELEDFARSYDTRGRRAEPTGRVYERDYSPPRRFYRDEDDGWGRRSPSPLPQKRRDTWDSDRPSRPPQREGYDDTFLRSVLESKARGRGGDRGAGRLDEDSDTPSKGSSRGKGSNSYYSRSPSNRPEEEDPLPPYSEWEAERYRRANPTASQYRTAEPPRSERYGTTESAMRPFSYTRPHQGKSHTLQGGREDRDRSRNLSTALSRDSLIV encoded by the exons ATGAACTTTTACCGGCTGACTATTTTATTGGGAGCATCAG tgtgtgtgtgtgttggtgtgcatGTCACAGTGCGGGACAAGCAGCGCTATGCCATGCTCTTTCAGTCAGTGGTCCTGCCGTGTCAGTACCAAACGGCCTCCCTTCAGACCccggtggtgcagtggtggtACAAGTCCTACTGTCGAGACCGCACACGAGAGTCCTTCAACCCGTCCGAGAGTCTGGCCATCCAGACCTCTGTGCTGGGTGCTACATCTCACCTGGAGTGCTCTGACAGCAGCCGTACCGTTCGGGTTGTGGCCTCTGCTCAGGGAGCCTCCATGACGCTGTCTGAGCACTACAAAGGCAGAGACATCACCATCATAAACA AGGCAGACCTGCGTATCGGGGAGCTGCAGTGGGGTGACAGTGGAGTGTACTTCTGTAAAGTCGTCATTTCTGACGATCTGGAAGGGAAGAATGAGGGCCAGCTGGAGTTACTGGTGCTGG gcaGGACAGGTCAGAAGGACGATCTCCTACCTGAGTTTGATGTGGAGATTATGCCAG agtGGGCGTTTGTGGGATCTGTAGTGCTGGGCAGTGTCTTGTTCCTGTTGTTGCTGGGGATCTGCTGGTGCCAGTGTTGTCCtcactcctgctgctgctacgtccgctgctgctgctgtcccgACACCTGCTGCTGTCCACGACACT TATATGAGGCAGGGAAGATGGCAAAAAGTGGACTTCCTGCTCAGGTTCCTGTCTATCCCTACTACATTTCTGGTGTACCTACTGCAGTTCCTCTTGCCCCTTCATCCCATGTGGACACAAAGATTGCCTCTATCCCCTCAATAGAGAATAACCTGGCTGGAG CAGCCAGTAGCCTGTCAGAGCTGAGCTCTCTTCACGACGGAGGGAACACAGACTTCAGACACACCTATCAGACGGTCCAGATGAAGGCGCTCCCTCCCATCGCGGACCTCGACGACCAGTCAGTGCTGAGAGCAGCTCCACCTGCACAGAGTCGAAGGCCCAGGCGGGACAGAGGCAACCACTCAGACGATGAGCTGGACAGAAG GTGGAACTGCCGCTCGGAGCACCTGCAGAGAAAGACGCTGAGCAGAAGAGGGCGCACTGGCTCCCTGGATGAGCTGGAGGATTTCGCTCGGTCTTACGATACTCGAGGTCGTCGGGCTGAGCCCACCGGCCGGGTCTATGAGCGGGATTACAGTCCTCCCAGGCGTTTCTACAGAGACGAGGATGATGGATGGGGCCGCCGCAGCCCCTCACCTTTACCACAGAAGAGAAGGGACACATGGGACAGTGATCGCCCCTCTCGGCCTCCCCAAAGGGAAGGATACGACGACACATTCCTCAGGAGTGTGCTGGAGAGCAAGGCGAGGGGGCGGGGAGGGGACAGAGGCGCTGGCAGACTGGACGAGGACAGTGACACTCCCTCTAAAGGCAGCTCCAGAGGAAAGGGCAGCAATAGTTACTACAGCCGGTCGCCCAGCAACCGTCCAGAAGAGGAGGATCCTTTGCCTCCATACTCTGAGTGGGAGGCTGAGCGGTACCGCAGGGCCAACCCGACCGCAAGCCAGTACCGCACCGCAGAACCTCCCAGATCAGAGCGATACGGGACCACTGAATCAGCCATGAGGCCTTTCTCTTACACCCGCCCCCACCAGGGCAAGTCCCACACATTACAGGGgggcagagaggacagagacaggagcCGAAACCTG AGCACTGCACTGAGCAGGGACTCTCTCATAGTGTGA
- the ildr2 gene encoding immunoglobulin-like domain-containing receptor 2 isoform X5, which produces MNFYRLTILLGASVCVCVGVHVTVRDKQRYAMLFQSVVLPCQYQTASLQTPVVQWWYKSYCRDRTRESFNPSESLAIQTSVLGATSHLECSDSSRTVRVVASAQGASMTLSEHYKGRDITIINKADLRIGELQWGDSGVYFCKVVISDDLEGKNEGQLELLVLGRTGQKDDLLPEFDVEIMPEWAFVGSVVLGSVLFLLLLGICWCQCCPHSCCCYVRCCCCPDTCCCPRHLYEAGKMAKSGLPAQVPVYPYYISGVPTAVPLAPSSHVDTKIASIPSIENNLAGASSLSELSSLHDGGNTDFRHTYQTVQMKALPPIADLDDQSVLRAAPPAQSRRPRRDRGNHSDDELDRRWNCRSEHLQRKTLSRRGRTGSLDELEDFARSYDTRGRRAEPTGRVYERDYSPPRRFYRDEDDGWGRRSPSPLPQKRRDTWDSDRPSRPPQREGYDDTFLRSVLESKARGRGGDRGAGRLDEDSDTPSKGSSRGKGSNSYYSRSPSNRPEEEDPLPPYSEWEAERYRRANPTASQYRTAEPPRSERYGTTESAMRPFSYTRPHQGKSHTLQGGREDRDRSRNLSTALSRDSLIV; this is translated from the exons ATGAACTTTTACCGGCTGACTATTTTATTGGGAGCATCAG tgtgtgtgtgtgttggtgtgcatGTCACAGTGCGGGACAAGCAGCGCTATGCCATGCTCTTTCAGTCAGTGGTCCTGCCGTGTCAGTACCAAACGGCCTCCCTTCAGACCccggtggtgcagtggtggtACAAGTCCTACTGTCGAGACCGCACACGAGAGTCCTTCAACCCGTCCGAGAGTCTGGCCATCCAGACCTCTGTGCTGGGTGCTACATCTCACCTGGAGTGCTCTGACAGCAGCCGTACCGTTCGGGTTGTGGCCTCTGCTCAGGGAGCCTCCATGACGCTGTCTGAGCACTACAAAGGCAGAGACATCACCATCATAAACA AGGCAGACCTGCGTATCGGGGAGCTGCAGTGGGGTGACAGTGGAGTGTACTTCTGTAAAGTCGTCATTTCTGACGATCTGGAAGGGAAGAATGAGGGCCAGCTGGAGTTACTGGTGCTGG gcaGGACAGGTCAGAAGGACGATCTCCTACCTGAGTTTGATGTGGAGATTATGCCAG agtGGGCGTTTGTGGGATCTGTAGTGCTGGGCAGTGTCTTGTTCCTGTTGTTGCTGGGGATCTGCTGGTGCCAGTGTTGTCCtcactcctgctgctgctacgtccgctgctgctgctgtcccgACACCTGCTGCTGTCCACGACACT TATATGAGGCAGGGAAGATGGCAAAAAGTGGACTTCCTGCTCAGGTTCCTGTCTATCCCTACTACATTTCTGGTGTACCTACTGCAGTTCCTCTTGCCCCTTCATCCCATGTGGACACAAAGATTGCCTCTATCCCCTCAATAGAGAATAACCTGGCTGGAG CCAGTAGCCTGTCAGAGCTGAGCTCTCTTCACGACGGAGGGAACACAGACTTCAGACACACCTATCAGACGGTCCAGATGAAGGCGCTCCCTCCCATCGCGGACCTCGACGACCAGTCAGTGCTGAGAGCAGCTCCACCTGCACAGAGTCGAAGGCCCAGGCGGGACAGAGGCAACCACTCAGACGATGAGCTGGACAGAAG GTGGAACTGCCGCTCGGAGCACCTGCAGAGAAAGACGCTGAGCAGAAGAGGGCGCACTGGCTCCCTGGATGAGCTGGAGGATTTCGCTCGGTCTTACGATACTCGAGGTCGTCGGGCTGAGCCCACCGGCCGGGTCTATGAGCGGGATTACAGTCCTCCCAGGCGTTTCTACAGAGACGAGGATGATGGATGGGGCCGCCGCAGCCCCTCACCTTTACCACAGAAGAGAAGGGACACATGGGACAGTGATCGCCCCTCTCGGCCTCCCCAAAGGGAAGGATACGACGACACATTCCTCAGGAGTGTGCTGGAGAGCAAGGCGAGGGGGCGGGGAGGGGACAGAGGCGCTGGCAGACTGGACGAGGACAGTGACACTCCCTCTAAAGGCAGCTCCAGAGGAAAGGGCAGCAATAGTTACTACAGCCGGTCGCCCAGCAACCGTCCAGAAGAGGAGGATCCTTTGCCTCCATACTCTGAGTGGGAGGCTGAGCGGTACCGCAGGGCCAACCCGACCGCAAGCCAGTACCGCACCGCAGAACCTCCCAGATCAGAGCGATACGGGACCACTGAATCAGCCATGAGGCCTTTCTCTTACACCCGCCCCCACCAGGGCAAGTCCCACACATTACAGGGgggcagagaggacagagacaggagcCGAAACCTG AGCACTGCACTGAGCAGGGACTCTCTCATAGTGTGA